The Aquidulcibacter paucihalophilus genome has a window encoding:
- a CDS encoding RtcB family protein, translating into MRGYDVIENPDHVPIKAWTRGVPIEDAALKQLKNVASLPFIHKHVAVMPDVHWGMGATVGSVIPTVGAIIPAAVGVDIGCGMMAVRTSIRAEHLPDDLSGIRSAIEAAVPHGRTDNGGRNDKGAWAGEPPASAVTRWGELKAGYDAVVEAHPKAAHPRGFGHLGTLGTGNHFIELCLDEAGDVWVMLHSGSRGVGNRFGTYFIERAKHEMRRWHINLPDQDLAYFPEGTDGFIHYVRAVSWAQKYARANREVMMDSVLTVLRAFWPDLETTQEAVNCHHNYVSKERHFGKDVFLTRKGAVSAKLDELGIIPGSMGAKSFIVRGKGNADSFCTCSHGAGRAMSRTEAKRRFTVEDHIRATEGVECRKDAEVIDETPMAYKDIDAVIAAQTDLIEVVHTLRQVVCVKG; encoded by the coding sequence ATGCGTGGCTATGACGTGATCGAAAACCCGGACCATGTGCCGATCAAGGCGTGGACCCGGGGAGTGCCCATCGAGGATGCGGCGCTGAAGCAGCTGAAGAACGTGGCCTCGCTGCCGTTCATCCACAAACACGTCGCGGTCATGCCCGACGTGCACTGGGGCATGGGCGCGACCGTGGGGTCGGTGATCCCGACCGTGGGGGCCATCATCCCGGCCGCCGTGGGCGTGGACATCGGCTGCGGCATGATGGCGGTGCGGACCTCGATCCGCGCCGAACACCTGCCGGACGACCTGTCGGGCATCCGCTCCGCCATCGAGGCGGCCGTTCCGCACGGCCGGACCGACAACGGCGGGCGCAACGACAAGGGCGCCTGGGCCGGCGAGCCGCCGGCCTCGGCCGTGACCCGCTGGGGCGAGCTCAAGGCCGGCTACGACGCCGTGGTCGAGGCTCATCCCAAGGCGGCGCACCCGCGTGGCTTCGGCCATCTGGGGACGCTGGGCACGGGCAACCACTTCATCGAGCTTTGCCTCGATGAGGCGGGGGACGTGTGGGTGATGCTGCACTCCGGCTCGCGGGGCGTGGGCAACCGGTTCGGGACCTATTTCATCGAACGGGCCAAGCACGAGATGCGGCGCTGGCACATCAACCTGCCGGACCAGGACCTGGCCTATTTCCCGGAAGGGACGGACGGCTTCATCCACTATGTCCGGGCGGTGTCGTGGGCGCAGAAATACGCGCGCGCCAACCGCGAGGTGATGATGGACAGCGTCCTGACCGTGCTGCGCGCGTTCTGGCCGGATCTGGAGACGACGCAGGAAGCGGTGAACTGCCACCACAACTACGTCTCGAAGGAGCGCCATTTCGGCAAGGACGTGTTCCTGACCCGGAAGGGCGCGGTGTCGGCCAAGCTGGATGAACTGGGCATCATCCCCGGCTCGATGGGGGCGAAATCCTTCATCGTGCGCGGCAAGGGCAATGCGGACTCGTTCTGCACCTGCTCGCACGGCGCCGGTCGGGCGATGAGCCGGACCGAGGCCAAGCGGCGCTTCACGGTGGAGGATCACATCCGCGCCACCGAAGGCGTCGAATGCCGCAAGGACGCCGAGGTGATCGACGAAACGCCGATGGCCTACAAGGACATCGACGCGGTCATCGCGGCCCAGACCGACCTGATCGAGGTCGTGCACACCCTGCGTCAGGTGGTGTGCGTCAAGGGATGA
- a CDS encoding glycosyltransferase family 1 protein, with protein sequence MRIVLATDAWEPQVNGVVRTLTRTIAECRAMGHEVEVIEPSQFKTIAAPTYPEIRLALGAEEEIRERLRALEPEAVHIATEGPIGIATRRICVEWKLPFTTSYHTKFPEYISARFPVPVQVGYAYMKWFHKPSGRLMVATPTLRDELLERGFRNVSPWSRGVDTEQFNPDLPRIYDELGGKDWPRPFFLNVGRVAVEKNIEAFLETDLPGTKIVVGDGPARAELELKYPEAKFLGARFGEELARCFRDADVFVFPSWTDTFGLVILEAMAAGTPVAAYPAHGPIDIIPGSNAGAIHEDLRTACLEALKCDRKAVRAYAEKFSWRASAEEFVQNLQPYPEPERGRFWRRLRRVARLRRKTAA encoded by the coding sequence ATGCGCATCGTTCTGGCCACTGACGCCTGGGAGCCCCAGGTCAACGGCGTCGTCCGCACCCTGACCCGGACCATCGCGGAATGCCGCGCCATGGGCCATGAGGTCGAGGTCATCGAACCCAGTCAGTTCAAGACCATCGCCGCCCCGACCTATCCGGAAATCCGGCTGGCACTGGGGGCCGAGGAAGAGATTCGCGAACGTCTGAGGGCGTTGGAGCCGGAGGCGGTGCACATCGCCACCGAGGGACCGATCGGCATCGCCACGCGGCGCATCTGCGTGGAATGGAAGCTGCCGTTCACGACCAGCTATCACACCAAATTCCCGGAATACATCTCGGCCCGGTTCCCGGTCCCGGTACAGGTTGGCTACGCCTATATGAAGTGGTTCCACAAGCCGTCGGGCCGCCTGATGGTGGCCACGCCGACGCTGCGGGACGAACTGCTGGAGCGCGGGTTCCGCAACGTCTCGCCCTGGTCGCGGGGCGTGGACACCGAACAGTTCAACCCCGACCTGCCGCGCATCTATGACGAACTGGGTGGCAAGGACTGGCCCCGGCCCTTCTTCCTCAATGTCGGCCGGGTGGCGGTCGAGAAGAATATCGAGGCCTTCCTCGAAACCGACCTGCCGGGCACCAAGATCGTGGTCGGCGACGGTCCGGCCCGCGCCGAACTGGAACTCAAATACCCCGAGGCCAAATTCCTCGGTGCCCGTTTCGGCGAGGAACTGGCGCGGTGTTTCCGTGACGCCGACGTATTCGTCTTCCCCAGCTGGACCGACACCTTCGGCCTGGTGATTCTCGAGGCCATGGCGGCGGGGACGCCGGTCGCGGCCTATCCGGCCCATGGGCCGATCGACATCATCCCGGGCTCGAACGCCGGCGCGATCCACGAAGACCTGCGCACGGCCTGCCTTGAAGCGCTGAAGTGCGACCGCAAGGCGGTGCGGGCCTATGCCGAGAAATTCAGCTGGCGCGCTTCGGCCGAGGAGTTCGTTCAGAACCTGCAGCCCTATCCCGAGCCCGAACGCGGCCGCTTCTGGCGCAGGCTGCGCCGGGTCGCGCGACTGCGGCGGAAGACGGCGGCTTAA
- the lpdA gene encoding dihydrolipoyl dehydrogenase, with protein MAETLKTKVLIIGAGTGGYVAGIRCGQLGLDTVLVDGGDGLGGTCLNVGCIPSKAIIHAASKFETVSKAAAGGTLGITASKPAIDLAQTTAWKDGIVRKLNAGVAALLKKSKVKVIKGWAHFTDAKTCTVKTADGDIVISAEHVILATGSEPVELPFLKFGGDVISSTEALSLDKVPGKLVVVGGGYIGLELGIAFRKLGAEVAIVEMADRLLPLYDKALTDPVAKWLEKHGVELHLGAKAGSFEKGQLNITTRDGTDLKLKADKVLVTVGRKPRTQGWGLENMGVAMAGPFVKIDDRCATSMRNVWAVGDLTGEPMLAHKGSAQGEVVAEVIAGHNKVFNPVTIAAACFTEPEIVSAGLGPLDVEGRDDVITAVFPLAAIGRALAIEAGEDGGFVRVLASKSDHRLLGVQAVGQHVAEMSNSFAQMLEMGAVLEDVAGVIHVHPTLGEAFHEASLRALGHAIHI; from the coding sequence ATGGCAGAAACCCTCAAAACCAAGGTCCTGATCATCGGCGCCGGCACCGGCGGCTATGTCGCCGGTATCCGCTGCGGCCAGCTGGGCCTCGACACCGTGCTGGTCGACGGCGGCGACGGCCTCGGCGGCACCTGCCTGAACGTCGGCTGCATTCCGTCCAAGGCCATCATCCACGCCGCCTCGAAATTCGAGACGGTGTCCAAGGCTGCCGCCGGCGGCACGCTGGGCATCACGGCGTCCAAACCCGCCATCGACCTGGCCCAGACCACGGCCTGGAAGGACGGCATCGTCCGCAAGCTGAACGCCGGCGTCGCCGCCCTGCTGAAGAAGTCCAAGGTCAAGGTCATCAAGGGCTGGGCGCACTTCACCGACGCCAAGACCTGCACGGTGAAAACCGCCGACGGCGACATCGTCATCAGCGCCGAACACGTCATCCTCGCCACCGGCTCCGAGCCGGTCGAACTCCCGTTCCTGAAGTTCGGCGGCGACGTCATCTCCTCGACCGAGGCCCTGTCGCTGGACAAGGTCCCCGGCAAGCTGGTCGTCGTCGGCGGCGGCTATATCGGGCTGGAGCTCGGCATTGCCTTCCGCAAGCTGGGGGCCGAGGTCGCCATCGTCGAAATGGCCGACCGCCTGTTGCCGCTCTACGACAAGGCCCTGACCGATCCGGTCGCCAAATGGCTGGAGAAGCATGGCGTCGAACTGCATCTCGGCGCGAAGGCCGGGTCGTTCGAGAAGGGCCAGCTGAACATCACGACCAGGGACGGCACCGATCTCAAGCTCAAGGCCGACAAGGTCCTCGTCACCGTCGGCCGCAAGCCGCGCACCCAGGGCTGGGGTCTGGAGAATATGGGCGTGGCCATGGCCGGGCCGTTTGTGAAGATCGACGATCGCTGCGCCACCTCGATGCGCAACGTCTGGGCCGTCGGCGACCTGACCGGCGAACCCATGCTGGCCCACAAGGGCTCCGCCCAGGGCGAGGTCGTCGCCGAGGTCATCGCCGGCCACAACAAGGTCTTCAACCCGGTCACCATCGCCGCCGCCTGCTTCACCGAGCCCGAGATCGTCTCCGCCGGCCTCGGCCCGCTGGATGTCGAGGGCCGCGACGACGTCATCACCGCTGTCTTCCCCCTGGCCGCCATCGGCCGCGCCCTGGCCATCGAGGCCGGCGAGGACGGCGGCTTCGTCCGCGTGCTGGCGTCGAAGTCCGACCACCGCCTGCTCGGCGTCCAGGCCGTCGGCCAGCACGTCGCGGAAATGTCGAACAGCTTCGCCCAGATGCTGGAGATGGGCGCGGTGCTGGAAGACGTCGCCGGCGTCATCCACGTTCATCCGACCCTCGGCGAGGCCTTCCATGAGGCGTCGCTCCGGGCCCTGGGACACGCCATCCACATCTAG
- the putA gene encoding bifunctional proline dehydrogenase/L-glutamate gamma-semialdehyde dehydrogenase PutA produces the protein MNAHVSPPVALSQDWDALDQGKFADETATVRGLLANMPLDGAERAAVLGEAIGLVERARASVKKQGVVESFLQEFSLGTREGLALMCLAEALLRTPDEETRDRLIAEKIGSADWSSHLGQSDSLFVNASTWGLMLTGKLVDVDEEARTDLPGFLKRIVGRLGEPVIREAVAAAVRIMGEQFVVGRTIEAALKRSNREGWLCSFDMLGEGARTAHDAERYEKIYADAITAVGKTAKGQGPEAGHGVSVKLSALSPRYEATHEARVWDELYPRILRLARIAAQYDINFTMDAEEADRLALSLKLLDRLAREPELGGWTGLGLAVQAYQKRCPEVIRRVSELAKSSGRRLMVRLVKGAYWDTEIKRAQVFGRTDYPVFTTKAATDLNYLVCAKAMIEAAPHIYSQFATHNAHSLAAVYKMASERAVKIEFQRLHGMGEALYDAAHDAFGPVTVRAYAPVGGHEDLLPYLVRRLLENGANSSFVHALLDERVPASAVAADPISAVEAHPDRHAKIPTPKDMYMDRQNSLGRDYSQAADRERHAVALQKVDSETLTAGPIIGGKLKAGTNAQPVTNPFDTTRVLGHVSEATEADIDAAVDAAARAQIAWDRKGGAGRGAVLRAMADALEADMDRLVALLSREAGKTLNDGVAEIREAADFCRYYAMLAERDFGGPTELKGPVGEINQLVLHGRGVFACISPWNFPLAIFTGQIAAALAAGNAVLAKPAEQTPLIAAEAVRLYYKAGLDPNLLALVPGRGETVGAKLVSHPGIDGVAFTGGTDTANLINRSLAARPGAIIPFIAETGGLNGMFVDTTALKEQIIDDVILSAFGSSGQRCSALRLLYVPHDAADALIEGLKGALAAQVVGDPTDPATDIGPVIDADARAMLEAHLKRLEGDAKIIARAELPAGADKGHLFAPTIAEIPTADYLEREVFGPILHVCRYEPSKLKETASKLAARGYGLTLGVHSRIEAFAEEVARLVPAGNVYINRSIIGAVVGVQPFGGEGLSGTGPKAGGPYSLIRFASEKAISNNISAQGGDPALLNL, from the coding sequence ATGAACGCACACGTCTCCCCGCCCGTCGCCCTGTCCCAGGATTGGGATGCGCTGGACCAGGGCAAGTTCGCGGATGAGACCGCCACGGTCCGGGGCCTGCTGGCCAACATGCCGCTGGACGGGGCCGAGCGCGCCGCCGTGCTTGGCGAGGCCATCGGCCTGGTCGAACGGGCCCGCGCCAGCGTAAAGAAACAGGGCGTGGTCGAGAGCTTCCTGCAGGAATTCTCGCTGGGCACCCGCGAGGGTCTGGCCCTGATGTGCCTCGCCGAAGCCCTGCTGCGCACCCCGGACGAGGAAACCCGCGATCGCCTGATCGCCGAAAAGATCGGCTCGGCCGACTGGTCGTCCCACCTCGGCCAGTCCGACAGCCTGTTCGTCAATGCCTCGACCTGGGGCCTGATGCTGACCGGCAAGCTGGTCGATGTGGACGAGGAAGCCCGCACCGACCTGCCCGGCTTCCTCAAGCGAATCGTCGGTCGGCTGGGCGAGCCGGTCATCCGCGAGGCCGTCGCCGCCGCCGTGCGCATCATGGGTGAGCAGTTCGTGGTCGGCCGGACCATTGAGGCGGCGCTGAAGCGGTCCAACCGCGAAGGCTGGCTGTGCAGTTTCGACATGCTGGGCGAGGGTGCCCGCACCGCCCATGACGCCGAGCGCTATGAGAAGATCTACGCCGACGCCATCACCGCCGTCGGCAAGACGGCGAAAGGGCAGGGGCCCGAGGCCGGCCACGGCGTCTCGGTCAAGCTGTCGGCCCTGTCGCCCCGCTATGAGGCCACGCATGAGGCCCGCGTCTGGGACGAGCTCTATCCCCGCATCCTGCGGCTGGCCCGAATCGCGGCTCAGTACGACATCAACTTCACCATGGACGCCGAAGAGGCCGACCGGCTGGCCCTGTCGCTGAAGCTGCTCGACCGGCTGGCGCGCGAGCCTGAGCTGGGCGGCTGGACCGGCCTCGGCCTCGCCGTCCAGGCCTATCAGAAGCGCTGCCCCGAGGTGATCCGTCGCGTCTCGGAACTGGCGAAGTCCTCGGGCCGCCGTCTGATGGTCCGTCTGGTCAAGGGCGCCTACTGGGACACGGAGATCAAGCGGGCGCAGGTCTTCGGCCGCACCGACTATCCGGTCTTCACCACCAAGGCCGCGACCGACCTGAACTACCTCGTCTGCGCGAAGGCGATGATCGAGGCCGCGCCGCACATCTACAGCCAGTTCGCGACCCACAACGCCCACTCCCTGGCCGCCGTCTACAAGATGGCGTCCGAGCGCGCGGTGAAGATCGAATTCCAGCGCCTGCACGGCATGGGCGAGGCGCTCTATGACGCCGCCCATGACGCCTTCGGGCCCGTGACGGTCCGCGCCTATGCGCCTGTCGGCGGGCATGAGGACCTGCTGCCCTATCTGGTGCGCCGCCTGCTTGAGAACGGGGCCAACTCCTCTTTCGTCCATGCCTTGCTGGACGAGCGGGTGCCCGCTTCCGCCGTCGCCGCCGACCCCATCTCCGCCGTCGAGGCCCACCCCGACCGCCACGCCAAGATCCCGACCCCGAAGGACATGTACATGGACCGCCAGAACTCGCTGGGCCGCGACTATTCGCAAGCCGCCGACCGTGAGCGCCACGCCGTCGCGCTGCAGAAGGTCGACAGCGAGACCCTGACCGCCGGCCCGATCATCGGCGGCAAGCTCAAGGCCGGGACCAATGCCCAGCCGGTCACCAATCCCTTCGATACGACCCGCGTCCTGGGCCATGTCTCGGAAGCGACCGAGGCCGACATCGACGCCGCCGTCGACGCCGCCGCCCGCGCCCAGATCGCCTGGGACCGCAAGGGCGGCGCGGGCCGGGGCGCTGTGCTGCGCGCCATGGCCGATGCGCTGGAAGCCGATATGGACCGGCTGGTCGCCCTGCTTTCGCGCGAGGCCGGCAAGACCCTGAACGACGGCGTGGCCGAAATCCGCGAGGCCGCCGACTTCTGCCGCTACTACGCCATGCTGGCCGAACGCGACTTCGGCGGCCCGACCGAGCTCAAGGGCCCCGTCGGCGAGATCAACCAGCTGGTCCTGCACGGTCGCGGCGTCTTCGCCTGCATCAGCCCGTGGAATTTCCCGCTGGCCATCTTCACCGGCCAGATCGCCGCCGCTCTCGCTGCCGGCAACGCCGTCCTGGCCAAGCCCGCCGAACAGACGCCCCTGATCGCCGCCGAGGCCGTGCGCCTCTATTACAAGGCCGGTCTGGACCCGAACCTGCTGGCCCTCGTCCCCGGACGCGGCGAGACGGTTGGCGCGAAACTGGTCAGCCACCCCGGCATCGACGGCGTCGCCTTCACCGGCGGCACGGACACCGCCAACCTGATCAACCGTTCGCTGGCCGCCCGCCCGGGTGCCATCATCCCCTTCATCGCCGAGACCGGCGGCCTCAACGGCATGTTCGTCGACACGACGGCGCTGAAGGAACAGATCATCGACGACGTCATCCTGTCGGCCTTCGGCTCGTCGGGTCAGCGCTGCTCGGCCCTGCGCCTGCTCTATGTCCCGCATGACGCTGCCGACGCCCTGATCGAGGGGCTGAAGGGCGCGCTCGCCGCCCAGGTCGTGGGCGATCCGACCGACCCCGCCACCGACATCGGCCCCGTCATCGACGCCGACGCCAGGGCCATGCTCGAGGCCCACCTGAAGCGGCTCGAAGGCGATGCGAAGATCATCGCCCGCGCCGAACTGCCCGCCGGCGCCGACAAGGGCCACCTGTTCGCCCCGACCATCGCCGAGATCCCGACCGCCGACTATCTGGAGCGCGAGGTCTTCGGCCCGATCCTGCACGTCTGCCGCTATGAGCCGTCGAAGCTGAAGGAGACGGCGTCGAAACTGGCCGCACGCGGCTATGGCCTGACGCTCGGCGTGCACAGCCGGATCGAGGCCTTCGCCGAGGAGGTCGCCCGCCTCGTCCCCGCCGGCAACGTCTACATCAACCGCTCGATCATCGGCGCGGTGGTCGGCGTCCAGCCCTTCGGCGGCGAGGGCCTCTCCGGCACCGGCCCCAAGGCCGGCGGCCCCTATAGCCTGATCCGCTTCGCGTCCGAAAAGGCCATCAGCAACAACATCTCCGCCCAGGGCGGCGACCCGGCGCTGCTGAACCTCTAG
- a CDS encoding 2-oxo acid dehydrogenase subunit E2, whose protein sequence is MGRYVFKLPDVGEGTAEAELVGWHVKVGDMVAEDQIIADIMTDKATVELTSPVAGKVLAAHGEPGQQLAVGSPLVEFEVEGAGNASAEAAPVPAKAEPAPTPKAETPKVEAAPAAAPAASGGNFVFKLPDVGEGTAEAELVGWHVKVGDTVTEDQLLAEVMTDKATVELTSPVAGTVVALHGEAGHQLPVGGPLVSFSVAGKGNQGEAPPPSNPAPQASVPLTGGQTAPVSSPLRGEGDHPKPKATDAGGAPVARTLSTRNERPLASPAVRNRARDLGIELQFVPGSGPAGRIEHGDLDAWVASGGHAPSAPGASTSSAYERHEGTTETRIIGLRRKIAEKMAESVRRIPHITYVEEIDVTALEELRAHLNATRKKDQPKLNVLPFIARAIVVALRDQPTINSHYDDEAGVLTTHAAVHLGIAAQTPNGLMVPVVRHAESLDPWDTALEIARVSGAAKDGSAKRDELSGSTITITSLGTLGGVVHTPIINHPEVAIVGPNKIAERVVVKDGQMVVRKMMNLSSSFDHRIVDGHDAAVFVQRIKGLLEHPATLWMS, encoded by the coding sequence ATGGGTCGTTACGTCTTCAAACTGCCCGACGTCGGTGAAGGCACCGCCGAGGCCGAACTGGTCGGCTGGCACGTTAAGGTCGGCGACATGGTCGCCGAGGACCAGATCATCGCCGACATCATGACCGACAAGGCCACGGTCGAACTGACCTCGCCCGTCGCCGGCAAGGTGCTCGCCGCCCACGGCGAACCGGGCCAGCAACTGGCCGTCGGCTCCCCGCTGGTGGAGTTCGAGGTCGAGGGCGCGGGCAATGCGTCCGCCGAGGCCGCTCCGGTGCCTGCGAAGGCCGAGCCGGCACCGACCCCGAAAGCCGAAACCCCGAAGGTCGAGGCCGCGCCCGCCGCCGCCCCTGCCGCATCGGGCGGCAATTTCGTCTTCAAACTCCCCGACGTCGGCGAAGGCACCGCCGAGGCCGAGCTTGTCGGCTGGCACGTCAAGGTGGGTGACACGGTCACCGAGGATCAGCTCCTCGCCGAGGTCATGACCGACAAGGCCACGGTCGAACTGACGTCTCCGGTCGCCGGCACCGTCGTCGCCCTGCACGGCGAAGCCGGCCATCAGCTGCCCGTCGGCGGCCCGCTGGTCAGCTTCAGCGTCGCGGGCAAGGGCAATCAGGGGGAGGCGCCGCCCCCCTCGAACCCTGCTCCGCAGGCTTCGGTCCCCCTGACAGGGGGACAGACGGCTCCTGTCTCCTCCCCGCTCCGCGGGGAGGGCGACCATCCGAAGCCGAAGGCGACGGATGCTGGAGGGGCGCCGGTCGCACGAACCCTCTCAACCCGCAACGAACGCCCGCTCGCCTCCCCCGCCGTGCGCAACCGCGCCCGTGACCTCGGGATCGAGCTCCAGTTCGTCCCCGGCTCCGGCCCCGCCGGCCGCATCGAGCACGGCGACCTCGACGCCTGGGTCGCCTCCGGCGGCCATGCACCGTCCGCACCCGGAGCATCAACCTCGTCCGCCTACGAGCGTCACGAAGGCACCACCGAAACCCGCATCATCGGTCTGCGCCGCAAGATCGCGGAGAAGATGGCCGAGAGCGTCCGCCGCATCCCCCACATCACCTATGTGGAAGAGATCGACGTCACCGCCCTCGAGGAACTCCGCGCCCACCTCAATGCGACGCGGAAGAAGGACCAGCCGAAACTCAACGTCCTGCCCTTCATCGCCCGTGCCATCGTCGTGGCCCTGCGCGACCAGCCGACCATCAACTCCCACTACGATGATGAGGCTGGCGTCCTGACCACCCACGCCGCCGTCCACCTGGGCATCGCCGCCCAGACGCCGAATGGCCTGATGGTCCCGGTGGTCCGCCACGCCGAATCCCTTGACCCATGGGATACGGCGCTGGAGATCGCCCGCGTCTCGGGCGCGGCCAAGGACGGCTCGGCCAAGCGCGACGAACTGTCGGGCTCGACCATCACCATCACCTCGCTGGGGACCCTGGGCGGCGTCGTCCACACCCCCATCATCAACCACCCCGAGGTCGCCATCGTCGGTCCCAACAAGATCGCCGAACGTGTGGTGGTCAAGGACGGCCAGATGGTCGTGCGCAAGATGATGAACCTGTCCTCCAGCTTCGATCACCGCATCGTCGACGGCCACGACGCAGCGGTCTTCGTGCAACGCATCAAGGGCCTGCTGGAGCATCCCGCGACCCTCTGGATGAGCTGA
- a CDS encoding alpha-ketoacid dehydrogenase subunit beta, with translation MSTAPMNMIQALNSALDIKMGEDPNVLSFGEDAGYFGGVFRVTDHLQKKHGLTRSFDAPISECGIVAAAIGMGAYGLRPVVEIQFADYIYPAYDQIVSEAAKLRYRSGGQFTSPITVRSPYGGGIFGGQTHSQSPESLFTHIAGLKVVIPSNPYDAKGLLTAAIEDDDPVIFFEPKRLYNGPFDGWHQKPVSPWKAQELAQVPTGKYVEPIGKARVMREGNDVTILAYGTMVWVSLAGADHAGVDAEVIDLRTLVPLDIETIEASVKKTGRCVIVHEAPKTSGFGGELSALVQERCFYHLEAPIARVTGWDTPYPHAFEWEYFPGPERVATALKAVMTGGR, from the coding sequence ATGAGCACCGCACCGATGAACATGATCCAGGCGCTGAACTCGGCCCTCGACATCAAGATGGGCGAGGACCCCAACGTCCTCAGCTTCGGCGAGGACGCCGGCTATTTCGGCGGCGTCTTCCGCGTGACCGACCACCTGCAGAAGAAGCACGGCCTGACCCGCAGCTTCGACGCCCCGATCAGCGAATGCGGCATCGTCGCCGCCGCCATCGGCATGGGTGCCTACGGCCTGCGTCCCGTCGTCGAGATCCAGTTCGCCGACTACATCTATCCTGCCTACGACCAGATCGTCTCGGAAGCGGCCAAGCTGCGCTACCGCTCGGGCGGGCAGTTCACCAGCCCGATCACGGTGCGTTCGCCCTACGGCGGCGGCATCTTCGGCGGCCAGACGCACAGTCAGTCGCCCGAAAGCCTGTTCACCCATATCGCCGGCCTCAAGGTCGTCATTCCGTCCAACCCCTATGACGCCAAGGGGCTGCTGACCGCGGCCATCGAGGACGACGACCCGGTCATCTTCTTCGAGCCCAAACGCCTCTACAACGGCCCCTTCGACGGCTGGCACCAGAAGCCGGTGTCGCCCTGGAAGGCCCAGGAGCTCGCCCAGGTCCCGACCGGCAAATATGTCGAGCCGATCGGCAAGGCCCGCGTCATGCGCGAGGGCAATGACGTCACCATTCTCGCCTACGGAACCATGGTCTGGGTCAGCCTCGCGGGCGCCGACCATGCCGGCGTCGACGCCGAGGTCATCGACCTGCGCACCCTCGTGCCGCTGGACATCGAGACCATCGAGGCCAGCGTGAAGAAGACCGGCCGCTGCGTCATCGTCCACGAGGCCCCGAAAACCTCGGGCTTCGGCGGCGAACTGAGCGCCCTCGTGCAGGAGCGCTGCTTCTATCATCTGGAGGCGCCGATCGCGCGGGTGACCGGTTGGGACACCCCCTATCCGCACGCCTTCGAGTGGGAATATTTCCCGGGACCCGAACGGGTCGCCACGGCCCTGAAGGCCGTCATGACCGGAGGGCGCTGA
- a CDS encoding substrate-binding domain-containing protein, which yields MNRALLAAASAIALLALGACNNDQSAGNQTARAGIWAAGSSTVFPFATRVAENFARASGGAAPRVESLGTGGGIQAFCQGVGPNTPDIANASRPMKASEFELCRTNGVTDIVEIKIGYDGIVVATARNGAAFNLRLQDLYLALAKETPGANGAFAANPATMWNQINPGLPAQRIQVYGPPPTSGTRDAFLELGMAPGAALLPALAAIKDADKDRFETLAHTLREDNAWIDSGENDNAIVQTLNRTPGSLGVFGFSFLEQNLDTVKAETIDGVAPSAATIADGTYPLARSLYIYVKKQHVGVTPGLEAFVMEFMSEASAGRGGYLQDRGLVPLPADQLAAQRAIATAMTAMTAPAK from the coding sequence ATGAACCGCGCCCTGCTCGCCGCCGCCTCGGCGATCGCCCTGCTCGCCCTCGGGGCCTGCAACAATGACCAGTCCGCCGGCAACCAGACCGCCCGTGCGGGCATCTGGGCCGCAGGCTCCTCGACCGTCTTCCCCTTCGCCACCCGCGTGGCCGAGAATTTCGCCCGCGCCTCGGGCGGCGCGGCTCCGCGCGTCGAATCGCTGGGCACCGGCGGCGGCATCCAGGCCTTCTGCCAGGGCGTCGGCCCCAACACCCCCGACATCGCCAACGCCTCGCGGCCGATGAAGGCCTCGGAGTTCGAGCTGTGCCGCACCAACGGCGTCACCGACATCGTCGAGATCAAGATCGGCTATGACGGCATCGTCGTGGCCACCGCCCGCAACGGCGCGGCCTTCAACCTGCGTCTCCAGGACCTGTACCTGGCGCTCGCCAAGGAAACGCCCGGTGCCAACGGCGCCTTCGCCGCCAACCCGGCGACGATGTGGAACCAGATCAATCCCGGCCTGCCGGCCCAGCGTATCCAGGTCTATGGCCCGCCGCCCACCTCGGGCACGCGCGACGCCTTCCTTGAACTGGGCATGGCCCCCGGCGCCGCCCTGCTGCCCGCCCTCGCGGCGATCAAGGACGCGGACAAGGATCGCTTCGAAACGCTCGCCCACACCCTGCGCGAGGACAACGCCTGGATCGACTCGGGTGAGAACGACAACGCCATCGTCCAGACCCTGAACCGCACCCCGGGCTCGCTGGGCGTGTTCGGCTTCTCCTTCCTCGAGCAGAACCTCGACACGGTGAAGGCCGAGACCATCGACGGCGTCGCCCCCTCGGCCGCGACCATCGCTGACGGCACCTATCCGCTGGCCCGCAGCCTCTACATTTATGTGAAGAAGCAGCATGTCGGCGTGACGCCGGGGCTGGAAGCGTTCGTCATGGAATTCATGTCGGAAGCCTCGGCCGGTCGCGGCGGCTATCTGCAGGACCGCGGCCTGGTGCCGCTGCCCGCCGACCAGCTGGCCGCCCAACGCGCCATCGCCACGGCGATGACGGCGATGACGGCCCCGGCGAAGTAG